Proteins found in one Saccharopolyspora phatthalungensis genomic segment:
- a CDS encoding malate dehydrogenase, with amino-acid sequence MTQAPVTVTVTGAAGQIGYALLFRIASGQLIGPDTPIKLRLLEIPQAVKAAEGTAMELDDCAFPLLRSIDITDDARTAFNGTNIALLVGARPRTKGMERGDLLEANGGIFKPQGEAINAGAADDVRVLVVGNPANTNALIAQAHAPDVPAERFTAMTRLDHNRALSQLAQKLTVSVTDIKKLTIWGNHSATQYPDLFHAEVNGKIAAEQVEQAWLAEEFIPTVAKRGAAIIEARGASSAASAANAAIDHVHTWVNGTPEGDWTSAGVVSDGSYGVPEGLISSFPVTARDGKFEIVQGLEIDEFSRERIDASVNELVEERDAVRDLGLI; translated from the coding sequence ATGACCCAAGCTCCCGTCACCGTGACCGTCACCGGTGCGGCCGGTCAGATCGGCTACGCGTTGCTGTTCCGGATCGCCTCCGGACAGCTCATCGGGCCCGACACCCCGATCAAGCTCCGCTTGCTGGAGATCCCGCAGGCGGTCAAGGCGGCCGAGGGCACCGCGATGGAGCTCGACGACTGCGCATTCCCGCTGCTGCGGAGCATCGACATCACCGACGATGCCCGCACCGCGTTCAACGGCACCAACATCGCGCTGCTGGTCGGTGCTCGCCCGCGCACCAAGGGCATGGAGCGCGGCGACCTGCTGGAGGCCAACGGCGGCATCTTCAAGCCGCAGGGCGAGGCCATCAACGCCGGAGCGGCAGACGACGTGCGCGTGCTGGTGGTCGGCAACCCGGCCAACACCAACGCACTCATCGCCCAGGCCCACGCCCCGGACGTGCCCGCCGAGCGGTTCACCGCGATGACCCGCCTGGACCACAACCGGGCGCTGAGCCAGCTGGCGCAGAAGCTGACCGTGTCGGTCACCGACATCAAGAAGCTGACCATCTGGGGCAACCACTCCGCCACCCAGTACCCAGACCTCTTCCACGCCGAGGTCAACGGCAAGATCGCCGCCGAGCAGGTCGAGCAGGCCTGGCTGGCCGAGGAATTCATCCCCACCGTCGCCAAGCGCGGCGCGGCCATCATCGAGGCCCGCGGCGCGTCCTCGGCGGCCTCGGCCGCCAACGCCGCCATCGACCACGTGCACACCTGGGTCAACGGCACGCCCGAGGGCGACTGGACCTCGGCGGGCGTGGTCTCCGACGGCTCCTACGGCGTGCCCGAGGGCCTGATCTCGTCGTTCCCGGTCACCGCCCGCGACGGCAAGTTCGAGATCGTGCAGGGCCTGGAGATCGACGAGTTCTCCCGCGAGCGCATCGACGCCTCGGTCAACGAGCTCGTCGAGGAGCGCGACGCGGTGCGCGACCTCGGTCTGATCTGA
- a CDS encoding VOC family protein yields the protein MHISRLQFVSVPVADHVKACGFYIDVLGFELVMDLAGPHGQFVMVALPGAQTGVVLVDFSVEGRDPGGPVHLQLHTDDLESDVAELRAAGVTVGNPLDRPWGRTASFNDPDGNLISLLQPSRLGDRPS from the coding sequence ATGCACATATCGCGTCTGCAGTTCGTCTCCGTGCCGGTGGCCGACCACGTCAAGGCATGCGGGTTCTACATCGACGTGCTCGGTTTCGAGCTGGTGATGGACCTGGCCGGGCCGCACGGCCAGTTCGTCATGGTCGCCCTGCCCGGTGCCCAAACCGGGGTCGTGCTGGTCGATTTCAGCGTCGAAGGGCGCGATCCCGGCGGCCCGGTGCACTTGCAGTTGCACACAGACGACCTGGAATCCGACGTGGCGGAATTGCGCGCGGCGGGCGTGACCGTCGGGAATCCCCTGGACAGGCCGTGGGGGCGCACGGCGTCGTTCAACGATCCCGACGGCAACCTGATCTCGTTGTTGCAGCCCTCGCGCTTGGGGGACCGACCGAGCTGA
- a CDS encoding transposase: MSKLTGSYPSLKVDIAGTRVVSNVGAVLLVQPLTTLGFDQVLSAALARWRRPTAIHDRGKIVCDLTLTPMIGEHSVAEIAALPQRTRGVRPRIPPRITSLWTETSLRGVYPSPAVAAGSGEKC; this comes from the coding sequence GTGAGCAAGCTTACCGGGTCGTATCCATCGTTAAAGGTCGACATCGCCGGTACGAGGGTGGTGTCCAATGTTGGTGCGGTGCTGCTCGTGCAGCCCCTGACCACGCTGGGATTTGATCAAGTGCTGTCGGCGGCGCTGGCGCGGTGGCGGCGGCCGACGGCGATCCATGATCGAGGAAAGATCGTGTGCGACCTAACCCTCACTCCGATGATCGGTGAGCACAGTGTGGCCGAGATCGCCGCCCTGCCGCAACGAACACGAGGTGTTCGGCCTCGAATACCGCCGCGGATCACATCACTGTGGACCGAAACGTCGTTGCGGGGAGTTTACCCTTCACCGGCAGTTGCGGCCGGATCGGGCGAAAAGTGCTGA
- a CDS encoding acyl-CoA dehydrogenase family protein, whose protein sequence is MDLIDQMILTDAHHALRHEVQEFAAEVIAPQVAKMEETSAVDHEVIREVSRRGYIGVTIPRRYGGMGGDHKARTLLIETISSEHGSGAMGAATQASILGLAKILHFGSEEQKQQWLPAIAAGECLPTIATTEPGCGGHVLGMEATAVRDGSDWILNGHKHHVGNSHVADLHGVVVRTGEGSGGLSAFLVPADTPGCYLGEHVPLTGLRGFSAGDVFFEDCRVPASALLGEEGDGLSVALSSSMLYGRANLAAVSCGVHRALLADTKDEVKRRHRYGKPLHEALDSVQQKIGKITSNVMTARQDLYLAVDALDRGMDCDAALANAKLINVELALASARLADGIYGADAHRTDRALQRYVRDSQPIRSPAGTSEIQQRILYKVTMDSYPSSWSVRLADKVAGAELRH, encoded by the coding sequence GTGGACCTGATCGACCAGATGATCTTGACTGACGCTCACCATGCGCTCCGGCACGAGGTGCAGGAGTTCGCTGCTGAGGTGATCGCCCCGCAGGTCGCCAAAATGGAGGAGACGTCGGCTGTCGACCATGAGGTCATCCGCGAGGTCTCCCGCCGGGGCTATATCGGCGTGACGATCCCGCGTCGCTACGGCGGGATGGGCGGCGATCACAAAGCTCGGACGCTGCTGATCGAAACGATCAGCAGCGAGCATGGTAGTGGAGCGATGGGTGCGGCCACCCAGGCAAGCATCCTGGGCCTGGCCAAGATTTTGCATTTTGGCAGCGAGGAACAGAAGCAGCAGTGGCTGCCGGCGATCGCGGCGGGCGAATGCCTGCCCACGATCGCCACGACCGAGCCGGGCTGTGGCGGCCACGTCCTGGGTATGGAGGCCACCGCCGTCCGCGACGGTTCCGACTGGATCCTCAATGGACACAAGCACCATGTGGGTAACAGCCACGTCGCTGATCTCCACGGTGTGGTGGTGCGCACAGGTGAGGGATCAGGCGGCCTGAGCGCGTTCCTAGTGCCGGCCGACACACCCGGCTGCTACCTGGGCGAACACGTCCCGCTGACGGGCCTGCGCGGGTTTTCCGCAGGCGACGTGTTTTTCGAGGATTGCCGAGTCCCCGCGTCCGCTCTGCTGGGAGAGGAAGGCGACGGTCTCTCCGTCGCCCTTTCCTCGTCAATGCTCTATGGGCGGGCAAACCTGGCGGCGGTCTCGTGCGGAGTGCATCGCGCACTACTGGCCGACACGAAGGACGAAGTGAAGCGGCGCCACCGCTACGGCAAACCACTTCACGAAGCGTTGGACAGCGTTCAGCAGAAGATCGGGAAGATCACATCGAACGTGATGACCGCACGCCAAGACCTCTACCTCGCCGTCGACGCACTTGATCGCGGCATGGACTGCGATGCAGCCCTCGCCAATGCGAAGTTGATCAACGTAGAACTCGCGCTGGCCTCCGCGCGCCTGGCAGACGGGATCTATGGCGCGGACGCGCACCGCACCGATCGGGCTCTTCAGCGCTACGTCCGGGACTCCCAGCCCATCCGTTCACCTGCCGGAACCTCGGAGATCCAACAGCGCATCCTCTACAAAGTCACGATGGACAGTTATCCCAGCTCGTGGTCGGTGCGATTAGCCGACAAGGTAGCCGGCGCAGAACTGCGGCACTGA
- a CDS encoding GNAT family N-acetyltransferase: MITLDSAVLRRWRHDDLAEVHGVVTEALPHLRPWMPWAAGDYPLDVAAEFLDLCDRNWRSGDAYTYAITVDGAIAGCISLERRIGPGGLEIGYWLHPDHTGRGLATTSTAALIDEAFALPGIDRVEIWHDAANTASQGVPQRLGFTCVDRRSATRGPKNSGDDGIDVIWRLSRPPQQ, translated from the coding sequence GTGATCACCTTGGACTCGGCGGTGTTGCGGCGCTGGCGGCATGACGACCTCGCTGAAGTGCACGGGGTGGTCACCGAAGCGCTGCCGCATCTGCGGCCATGGATGCCGTGGGCCGCCGGAGATTACCCGCTCGACGTGGCCGCCGAGTTCCTCGACCTCTGCGACCGCAACTGGCGCAGCGGCGATGCCTACACCTATGCCATCACCGTCGACGGCGCGATCGCCGGCTGCATCTCCCTGGAACGCCGCATCGGCCCCGGCGGCCTCGAGATCGGGTATTGGCTGCACCCCGACCACACCGGCCGCGGCCTGGCCACCACCAGCACCGCGGCGCTGATCGACGAGGCGTTCGCGTTGCCCGGCATCGATCGCGTGGAGATCTGGCATGACGCGGCCAACACCGCCAGCCAGGGTGTGCCGCAACGCCTCGGTTTCACCTGCGTCGATCGCCGCAGCGCCACCCGCGGCCCGAAAAACTCCGGAGACGACGGGATCGACGTCATCTGGCGATTGTCCCGCCCGCCCCAGCAGTGA